CGGGGGGGGCACCCCCAAAACGCCCCTGGGGTTGCGATTCCCCCTCTCGGGGCCGTGAGGATCCCAACCTCAGctttcccccctccccgtgCCCCCCATCGCCAGCCATGGGgtggttctggttctggttctgggcTGAGCTCCAGGCTGTTCCCGGGCAGGTGAAGCCAACAGATGGGAACAATTatcccccccctttcctctccccccccccccccaacctctGCCAACTTCGGGGCCGGGAACAACCACAGCATTGTTCACTTCTCTAAAACACCCCCGGGGGCGCTGCCAGAGCCATCCCAGCCCCCACCCTGCGGGATgaaacccccaccccccccaaaaaaaaaaaaaaaaaaaatctgcccaACCTTCAGCTGCTTGCTCTGCCCGCACCCCCTGAGCATCCTCTGGGGgtggatggggaggggggggcggtGTCCCCAagggggacacacacagggaCAGGAATGTCCCCAGACAGCCAGGaatgtccccatccctgcagcacgGCGGAGGCTGAGGccatggagcaggagctgctccgGGATTATCGgtttgggaggcagcagctgatcGAGATCTGGGGACACGCCTGTGCCGTGGCTGTCACCAAGGTGAGGtggccagcagggctggggacatccccccaccaccccaccccgtgcctggggacaccccaCTGGGCTTGGGGACATCCTCCCCTCTGCTTGGGGACACCCCCCCTGTGCCTGGGGACACCCCTGTGCCTGGGGCACCCCCCCACCCCGTgcctggggacacccccccTGGGCTTGGGGACACCCCTGTGCCTGGGGACACCCCCCGTGGGCCTGGGGACACCTCCCCTGGGCCTGGGGACACCCCTGTgcctggggacaccccccctgggcttggggacatttttctgtgcttggGGACATCTCTGTGATTGGGGACCCCCCTTTGAGCCTGGAGACACCCCTCTccttggggacccccccccctgTGCTTGGGGACACTTCTCTGTGCCTGGGGACATCTCTGTGACCAGGGACACCCCACCAGGGCCAGGGGCTTCAGTGCCACCCCCTCTCCCACCCTTcccctgtccccttccccaccccatcAGCCATGGGCTCCCTCCCGCCGCAGAGccgggggggggacaggggacacggggacagccgtggtggcagaggtggcttcattctgcatttctcagcCCCTCTTCCCTCGGGCTGGGGGTGCTCAGCCCTTCccggggtgctgggggggtcctggcagTGCGGGGAGCCCCGAGtgctggaggggaggaggaagaagaggaggaggaggaggaggaagaagaggaggaggaggcagcgtGGGCGAGCAGAGCCGCAGCTCAAGGGCCGCTTTGTGCCCCGCAGCCCGGGCAGCTCCGCACCCTCCCGGCTCAGCTTTTCCGTCTGAGGTGTCCGAATCCTGCACCgccctcccctgcccccagcagGGGAAAGGTTCGGGTTGGGGAACCTCCCTGGATCTTGGGGATGTGGCCCTGGCACTGGAGGGAACCCTCCCAGGGACGCCCATGGGCAGCACCCCCcaagctccagcacctcagctgGGTGGGGAGAATGGGGCTGAGCACCCTCCTTGGGGGGCTGAGCATCTCCTGATGGGGCTGAGCACCCTCCTGATGGGGCTGAGCACCCTCCTGATGGGGCTGAGCATCTCCTGATggggctgagcatcccctggTGGGGCTGAGCACCCTCCTGATAGGATTGAGCACCCTCCTGATGGGGCTGAGCACCCTCCTTGGGGGGCTGAGCATCTCCTGATAGGGCTGAGCACCCTCCTTGGGGGGCTGAGCAACCCCCTTGTGGGGCTGAGCACCCTCCCTGGagggctgagcatcccctggTGGGGCTGAGCACCCTCCCTGGGGGGCTGAGCACCCTCCTTAGGGGGCTGAGCATCTCCTGGTGGGGTTGAgcaccctcctcttcctcatggGGCTGACCCAAGCAGAGCCCCCCCGGTCCCCAGCTCAACATCCCCCCTGCCGGGCAGTGTCCCCAGCCTTGTCCCCTCCCAGCACGTCCCCAGGCTCTGTCCCACCCCCGAGGAGCCGGGCCGAGCCTCGCGGGTCACCGGCGCTTGGACCGGCCCCGGGTTCAGGTTCCCTGAGCAGGAAAAAATCCGTCAGGGGCTGAACCAACCCCTCCCTTTGCGGGCTGCTGGTATGAGGAGCACGCAGCCACCTCCcggcagggctggcagagccccagcccaCCCCGGGCATCGTCCTCAGCACACCCCGGGCATCAGCTTCATCCCACCGGGGgcctcatcctcatcctcatcctgcTGTGGGGACCATCTGCATCCCACCATGGTCATCATCTTCATCCCACTACGGGCATCAGCCCACCATAGGTGCTGTCCCCACCCTCCCATGGtcaccatccccatccccctctGGGTGCTGTCCCCATCCTACCCTGggtgctgtccccatcccaccctgggTGCTGTCCCCACACCCTCTGgatgctgtccccatccccctctGGGTgttgtccccatccccctctGGGTTTTGTCCCCATCCTCCATGGtcaccatccccatcccaccctgggTGCTGTCCCCACACCCTCTGGGTtttgtccccatccccctctgggtgctgtccccatcctcccaTGGtcaccatccccatcccaccctgggTGCTGTCCCCACCCCTCTCTGGGTCTTGTCCCCACACCCTCTGggtgctgtccccatccccccatggccaccatccccatcccacccctgcccatcccctacccctccctttccccctcaaccccccacccccatctcCTCCAGACGCCATCCCCGGGGGCTGTCCCGGCTGGGGACAAGCCTTGGGGACATCTCCATGTCCCCGTTTTCCCCCGGGCAGGCattccctctgccctccctgcctcGGAAGCAGCCCACGGTGCTGGTGGTGTGCGGACCGGCCCAGAACGGAGCCATCGGGCTGGTGTGTGCCCGGCACCTCCGCAGCTTTGTGGGTatctccccccccatcccttcctcctcctcctcttcttcatcaTCCCCCCCAAGCagtgtgtggggggggtttCACCACCAAATCCCTTCTCCCCAGGATTATGAACCCACCATCTTCTACCCCAAACGCTCCCCGGACCCCCTGCACCGGGATTTCACCACCCAGTGTGAGAAGATGGACATCCCCTTCCTCTCCTACCTCCCCACCGAGgtgagaccccccccaaaaaaaacccccctaAAGCATCCCCACCCCAGAGCTTTCCCCCATCCTCCTCAGCTGTGGTTgagtaattacttttttttcatgattattatgataataatgataatgatgatgatgatgatgatgatcccgatccctcccctcccacccccggCTCTGCTGGGAGCCCGGGGATGCCATGAAATCCAGGAGCGGCCCCACCAGCCACCAACTCAGCTGTTTCTGGCCACACCAGGCTCTGGGAGGGAGGAATGTGACCCCAAAACCCCCGGCCCAGGCTTCTGCCCCCTCCCCGTGCCCCTCGTTGCCCCCCCAAAgcttgggaggggggggggggggaggtgcatggattttttaaatttttttttttctttttggcaggAGGTGTTGTGTGACGTTTTTGATGCCAAAAAACGGGGTCCCCGTGATGTGCCGAGGGGGGGGCAAtgggtgggggggctggggggggtgtCACGGTGTgtttgtgtccccccccccccaggttcAACTGATCAACGATGCCTACAACGCGGTGGTGGATGcggtgctgggagctgaggaggaggtgggCGAGGGGAGGGGGCCCTGTGCCCCCATCCTGGCCACCCTCAGGCTTGTCCGCATCCCCATCGTCAGCCTGGATGTGCCCTCAGGTCTGGAAtcaccccccatcccccccccgAGCCCCCCCGGGCCAGTAAAGGACCCCACAGGCAAGATGGGAACCCCCGGGGCAGGATAGGAACCTTCGGGGCAGGATGGGACCCCCCCTCATGGCAGGATGGGACCCCCCGGGTAGGATGGGACCTCCCGAGCATGATAGGATCCCCCCCTAGGACAAGATGGGACCCCCCGAGGAGGATGGGACCCCCCCAGGGATAGGTTAGGACTCCTAAGCAGGATGGGACCCCCCCGGGAAGGATGGGACCTCCTGAGCATGATAGGACCCCCCCTAGAATAGGATGGGACCCCCCGAGGAGGATGGGACCCCCCGAGCGGGATGGGACCCTCTGGGTAGGATAGGACCCCCCCCCAGGATAGGATGGGGACCCTGTGGCAGGATGGGACCCTCTAGGACAAGATAAGACCTTCTAGGACAAGATGGGACCCCCAGAGCAGGATGGGACCCCCCCCAGGGATAGGACAGGACCCCTAAACAGGATGTGCCCCCCCCGGGTAGGATGGGgactcccccccctcccctttctctgctccccacccccagccttgtcaccctgcccagcacttcGTCACCCTGGGCTCAGTGCCTGGGTTCCCGGGAGCCCCCGTGGTGCCCTCCCAGggtggggacagccctggggacccccccctttcctcactcacccccctcccccccccttttccagCCGGCCCGGCCCGGGGTTGGCAGCATCCCCGGGGATGCGTTCAGGGCATCCACGGTAAATAACAAACTCCCCGAACTGAGACATGATGTAATTTGAAAACACCCGGGTGTCTGGTGGCCAGGCCTGGAATTGCCATCATGTGGCCCCCCCCCCGCTGAGTcccgtccccgtcccccccccctctccttccctccgCGTGCTGCAGGAGCAAACAGGAGCCCTGGGCACGGCCCCCGCTGAATCCGCACCAAGAAAAACCCCGCACGGGGCCAGGATGCGGGcggagctgagcagggaggcGATGCCGGAcggggggggtgtggggggggtaCACACGCaacccctttcccccccccccccaccgccccattccctcctccccaccaccccactGCATCCTCTGTCACCTCCGGGGCAccgtgtgtgtgtccccccccaagccccttttcgtgcagggtgctggggggacaCGCACCCCTTtccgcccccccctccccaattTCCCCCATCTTCTTTTAGCCCCCACCACCTCCAAGGCACCAtaaccccccccacccccttttcaTATCTTTCAGGGTGCAGATACTGAGGTGGGGGGATGCTCAGACCCCTGCCCCAAtgtgtcccccccccacaccctcagACACCTCTGGGGCAATAATTCCCCCCCATAatcctccccccacccccttttcaTATCTTTCAGGGTGCAGAGTGGTGATGCTGAGATGGGGGGGACACTCACACCCCTGCCCCaatgtccccccctcccccagcatcCTCTGACACCTCTGGGGCAATAATTCCCCCCCCCATaacccccctcctccccacccccttttcACGTGTTGCCAGGCAGTGAAATCGGGGTGGGGGcaccctgtcccccccccaccccctttccccAGCGTCCCCCTGccccattcccaccccacagcaccttctgccacctccagcacccCGGGTGTGTGTGTGACCCCCTCCCTCCTCGTGTCTCGCAGGCTGGGACACCGAGGTCGGTGGCAGCGGTGGTGGCATCAGCCCCGAGGTGCTGGTGTCCCTGTCAGCCCCCAAGCTGTGTTCCCGGAGGTTCCTGGGCCGCCAGCACTTCGTGGCCGGGAGGTTCCTCCCCTACGACCTTCAGAAGAAATTTGAGCTCAACCCCCCCCAGTACCCCGGCACCGAGTGCGTGGTGGCCCTGCCACCCCCCCGGGAATAAAGCTCTTGGTGGCTCTCACCCCGGGCTCGGTGTctgcctggggacatggggacagtgACCTCCTGGGTGGGTTTGGGCTTGGGGGGACCTGTGCAAGGCTTAACATCCCCTCCCCCCCGTTGTTGTGTCCCCTGGGACCTGTCACCAAGCCCTGGTGTGACTGACCTGGAGGTCACCCTGTAGGTGTGGGGGGTTCCTCACCCTGTCacaccccagcagcacccttgGGTGCTTTGGCTCCTGGAGGGCAGCTGGGGCCATGGGTGCACTGAGTTCTGGAGGGTCTCAGCTCCACCTTGGCATGGGGACACCCGTgtggggtgggtgatggggtgggGCAGGTGATGGTGTGGGGCAGGTGTTGGTGTGGGGTGGGTGATGGTgtggggtgggtgatggggtgggGCAGATGATGGGGTGGTGATGGTGTGGGGTGGGTGATGGTGTGGGGTGGGTGATGGTGTGGGGCAGGTGATGGTGTGGGATGGGTGATGGTGTGGGGTGGGTGATGGTGTGGGGTGAGTGATGGTGTGGGACGGGTGATGGTGTGGGGTGGGTGATGGTGTAGGGCAGTTGATGGTGTGGAGCAGGTCCCTGAGCTGTTGGTAGATGCCCAGAGCTCTCTGGCACCTGACTGCAGGAACGCTGAGTCTGGCCtcggttttttggttttgttttttttttgtattttgggtttgttttccacacacccccccctctccctttttttttttttttttttcgttttttttttttttcgtttttttcccctccccgCCGCATTCCCAAGCGCATCCAATTTTAGCAgctttacaaaaacaaaaccctcaaGTTTCCCGGGCTGGAGCCGTCGGCGTGCGGCCGGGGCGGGCTCCTCCTGCCCGCTTGACACCCATCCAGCCCCCGGCCCCGGGGCCAGCCCCGCCGGGGAAACGGCTTCAAATACAGCCCGGGGCCCCGCCACCCTCCCAGCCACCCCGACGGCCACCATGGGGGAGCTGGCACTGGCCCTCCTGGCTCTGGCCACcttgcagggtgctggggctaCAGGTAAGGGGATGGAGGTTgtatccccccccccaacccccctcccACTCGGGGGTTACgggggaggatggggctggggacagaggtgcGTGGGGACAGGGGTGAGATGGGGTCAGGGATTGTCCCTCCGGAGTTTCTCGGCCCTGAGGGACGTACTGGGGaggtttccccccccctccccatcccgtGTCACCCGGGAGGTGGATGGGGACGTGTCCTGTCCCGTGTCACCCGGGAGGTGGATGGGGACGTGTCCTGTCCCGTGTCCCCGCCAGCTCCGCGGCTCCGGTGCGGGGTGGTTGAGCACCTGGAGCCACTCCGGGTGCTCCGTGGGGTTGTGTCCCATGGGATGTGGCTTTTGTGGGATCTGCCCGGGAGCTGGAGGAGTTCTTCTGGGTGATGTCGGTGCCCGTGGTGTGGTGAGGGTGACCTGGGGACAGGGTGACACGgcaccgggggggggggtctccccctctgctcctcccccaGAGCCCCTGGAGAACGACTCAGAGCCGGGGAAGAGTGGAACCACGGGGAAGCCCTGGaaagcagcccccagcctggcagagctCGACCTGGACACAGCAGGtacagctgtccccagccccactggACACCACAGCACTGGGGACCCACAGCCAGGACACCCCACAGAGCTGTGTGGGGTGATGCCCCCCCATGCCAGCTTGGGGGGTGCCCCCAGTGACATCCCCAGCGCTCCCCTGGTgctctccatctccttctgctttGTCCCTCAACCTCTTCAAGCTGTTCCCAAGC
This region of Heliangelus exortis chromosome 28, bHelExo1.hap1, whole genome shotgun sequence genomic DNA includes:
- the YJEFN3 gene encoding yjeF N-terminal domain-containing protein 3 — its product is MSSAPSPRREDPRYLSTAEAEAMEQELLRDYRFGRQQLIEIWGHACAVAVTKAFPLPSLPRKQPTVLVVCGPAQNGAIGLVCARHLRSFDYEPTIFYPKRSPDPLHRDFTTQCEKMDIPFLSYLPTEVQLINDAYNAVVDAVLGAEEEVGEGRGPCAPILATLRLVRIPIVSLDVPSGWDTEVGGSGGGISPEVLVSLSAPKLCSRRFLGRQHFVAGRFLPYDLQKKFELNPPQYPGTECVVALPPPRE